A region from the Aegilops tauschii subsp. strangulata cultivar AL8/78 chromosome 5, Aet v6.0, whole genome shotgun sequence genome encodes:
- the LOC141023152 gene encoding uncharacterized protein produces MELRSGRRLWRSPPHGPRPQNTDLISSLPDEMLLLILTRLRCVRTAVQTGLLSRRWRGLWTGLADLTSRNLKPARIEAILATDFAASTTAASTLDICLETRYTADLASSLLRAAARVSPRELVFTSSANWSDWGDIKLHCFNCTTSIELQSRVFRVDVAPPFAGEFTSLERLSLAGYIINLGVLLSRCPRLRVLSLNSRGKYDMSITLPPNSVFPTLDSLSLTGQIDGLGNLLNLCQCLRVLSVTYTNSQELTLPPAAEFRALEKLSLFGNIANPGTLLNRCPCLRLLSVTFYGMALASLKTALATIGEATIGEAAPVGLTLSRLSISIPWRDSIDAACFASLLHMAVSQSPQELIIIDNFDGCDLNMRCQRRINADLPCFQHATSIEMNLQIVCFTSLSTTEEFLALERLTLLGCCSTIDVGTLVTRCPRLRVLEINLARVNITVHSALLQKLKVYMNNHMECHDIDIVTPMLKQLQMVIVGADMDTRVSISAPVVEKVKWQRWYTEFHHAFGSWRLRNMSMEVIENNGIDNGEHVLRLHLYALVRLLSYVLLKLPSDLRF; encoded by the coding sequence ATGGAATTGCGATCGGGGCGTCGCCTCTGGCGCTCGCCGCCGCATGGACCTCGTCCCCAGAACACGGATCTCATCAGCTCCCTCCCGGACGAGATGCTACTCCTGATCCTCACACGCCTACGCTGTGTCCGCACCGCCGTGCAGACCGGCCTCCTCTCTCGCCGGTGGCGCGGCCTCTGGACCGGTCTCGCGGATCTCACCTCCCGCAATCTCAAGCCCGCGAGGATCGAAGCTATACTCGCCACCGACTTCGCTGCTTCGACGACGGCGGCGTCCACCCTAGACATCTGCCTTGAAACGAGATACACTGCCGACCTTGCCAGCTCGTTGCTGCGCGCCGCCGCACGGGTCTCGCCGAGGGAGCTGGTCTTCACCTCTTCGGCCAATTGGTCTGATTGGGGAGACATCAAGCTGCACTGTTTCAACTGCACCACCTCGATCGAGCTGCAATCGCGGGTCTTCCGTGTTGATGTCGCACCGCCGTTTGCTGGCGAGTTTACGTCGCTCGAGAGGTTATCCCTCGCCGGCTACATTATAAATCTTGGAGTATTGCTCAGCCGCTGCCCCCGCCTGCGCGTGCTCAGCCTCAACTCTCGAggcaaatatgacatgtccatcACTCTGCCGCCAAACAGCGTGTTCCCCACCCTCGATAGTCTGTCCCTCACTGGACAAATTGACGGCCTTGGCAACTTGCTCAACCTCTGCCAGTGTCTGCGTGTGCTCAGCGTGACCTACACCAACTCGCAGGAGCTCACACTGCCGCCGGCAGCCGAGTTTCGGGCACTCGAGAAGCTGTCCCTCTTTGGCAACATCGCCAACCCCGGCACCTTGCTTAACCGATGCCCATGCCTGCGCCTGCTTAGTGTAACCTTCTACGGGATGGCGCTGGCTTCACTCAAAACGGCGCTCGCCACAATCGGAGAAGCCACAATCGGAGAAGCGGCACCGGTTGGCCTCACGTTGTCCCGGCTCAGCATCAGCATTCCTTGGAGAGACAGCATTGACGCCGCATGTTTCGCCTCTCTTCTCCACATGGCGGTGAGCCAGTCGCCGCAGGAGCTCATCATCATTGACAACTTTGACGGATGTGATTTGAATATGAGGTGTCAAAGACGCATTAATGCAGACCTGCCCTGCTTCCAGCATGCCACGTCGATTGAGATGAATTTGCAAATCGTATGCTTCACATCGCTGTCGACGACCGAGGAATTCCTGGCACTTGAGAGGCTGACCTTGCTAGGGTGCTGCAGCACCATCGACGTTGGTACATTGGTCACCCGCTGCCCACGCCTACGTGTTTTAGAGATCAACTTAGCTAGGGTCAACATCACGGTCCACTCGGCATTGTTGCAGAAACTTAAGGTGTATATGAATAACCATATGGAATGCCATGACATTGACATTGTAACTCCCATGCTTAAGCAACTGCAGATGGTGATCGTCGGTGCCGACATGGACACCCGTGTGTCCATCTCGGCGCCAGTGGTAGAGAAGGTCAAGTGGCAGCGCTGGTATACagagtttcatcatgcatttgGTTCATGGCGTCTACGGAACATGAGCATGGAGGTGATAGAGAATAACGGCATAGACAATGGGGAACATGTGCTTCGCTTGCATCTGTATGCTCTAGTACGTCTCTTGTCTTATGTCCTTCTCAAACTACCGTCTGATTTACGCTTCTGA